In Chaetodon trifascialis isolate fChaTrf1 chromosome 2, fChaTrf1.hap1, whole genome shotgun sequence, one DNA window encodes the following:
- the LOC139349111 gene encoding actin-related protein 2/3 complex subunit 1A yields the protein MSLHQFLLEPITCHAWNRDRTQIAISPNNHEVHIYKKSGNQWVKTHELKEHNGHITGIDWAPKSDRIVTCGADRNAYVWSQKEGVWKPTLVILRINRAATFVKWSPLENKFAVGSGARLISVCYFESENDWWVSKHIKKPIRSTILSLDWHPNNILLAAGSCDFKCRVFSAYIKEVEEKPGPTPWGSKMPFGAVLAEFGGAGGGGWVHSVSFSASGNRLAWVSHDSTVTVVDSSKTASPSQLKTEFLPLLSVIFVSENSLVAAGHDCCPMLFRCDDGGTLTFVSKLDLPKQSIQRNISAMERFRNMDKRATTEDRNTALDTVHQNSITQVSIYEGDKRDCRKFCTTGIDGAMTIWDFKSLEASIQGLRIM from the exons ATGTCCCTTCATCAGTTTCTGTTGGAACCCATCACCTGCCACGCGTGGAACCGCGATAGGACAC aaaTTGCCATCAGTCCTAATAACCATGAAGTCCATATTTACAAGAAGAGTGGTAACCAGTGGGTTAAGACCCATGAGCTGAAGGAGCACAATGGACACATAACAG GTATTGACTGGGCTCCCAAAAGTGACCGTATAGTGACATGTGGAGCAGACCGTAACGCCTACGTGTGGTCCCAGAAGGAGGGGGTATGGAAGCCCACACTGGTCATCCTCAGGATCAATCGGGCTGCCACCTTCGTCAAGTGGTCTCCACTGGAGAACAAGTTTGCAGTCGGTAGTGGTGCTCGACTCATCTCTGTCTGCTACTTTGAGTCTGAGAATGACTG GTGGGTCAGCAAGCACATCAAGAAGCCAATCCGCTCCACCATCCTCAGTCTGGACTGGCATCCCAACAAcatcctgctggctgctggatCCTGCGACTTCAAATGCAG GGTGTTCTCAGCCTACAttaaggaggtggaggagaaaccAGGTCCCACACCCTGGGGCAGCAAGATGCCATTTGGGGCAGTGCTAGCAGAATTCGGAGGAGCAG GTGGAGGGGGTTGGGtccactctgtctctttctcagcCTCTGGTAACCGCCTGGCCTGGGTCAGCCATGACAGTACAGTCACTGTGGTGGACAGCTCTAAGACTGCCAG tcctTCACAGCTGAAGACGGagttccttcctctcctcagtgtcatttttgtttCAGAGAACAGTCTAGTAGCTGCG GGCCACGACTGCTGCCCCATGCTGTTCCGTTGCGACGATGGTGGAACGCTGACATTTGTGTCAAAGCTCGACCTCCCCAAGCAGAGCATCCAGAGGAACATCTCTGCCATGGAGCGCTTCAGGAACATGGACAAGCGAGCCACCACCGAGGACCGCAACACTGCCCTGGACACAGTGCACCAGAACAGCATCAC CCAAGTGTCTATCTACGAGGGAGACAAAAGGGATTGTCGCAAGTTCTGCACCACAGGCATCGATGGGGCAATGACTATTTGGGACTTCAAG AGTCTAGAAGCTTCTATCCAGGGTCTCCGCATCATGTGA
- the hapstr1b gene encoding HUWE1-associated protein modifying stress responses isoform X1 has translation MEERKEEGEAEIQEHGPEHWFSKWERQCLAEAEQGDPSEEETEQSQQKLWHLFQNSATAVAQLYKDRVCQQQGLSLWVPFQNAATAVTNLYKGNMEARQRSYDLGIHLGYQRRNKDVIAWVKKRRRTIRREDLISFLCGKVPPPRTARAPPRVAMVSASRPSPSETGSSVETDLQPFREAIALHGLSGAMASISVRSGPPGSPTHPAQPLSRRRNGLHDVDLNTFIAEEMALHLDSTANRKRGPAPCSDVITDSPTHKRNRML, from the exons ATGGAGGAGCGGAAGGAGGAGGGTGAAGCGGAGATCCAAGAGCACGGCCCCGAACACTGGTTCTCCAAGTGGGAACGGCAGTGCTTAGCAGAGGCCGAACAGGGTGATCCAAGCGAGGAGGAGACGGAACAAAGCCAACAGAAACTGTGGCATCTCTTCCAGAACTCTGCTACCGCCGTAGCACAGCTCTACAAAG ATCgagtgtgtcagcagcaggGCCTCTCTCTCTGGGTGCCCTTCCAGAATGCAGCCACAGCTGTCACTAACCTGTATAAAGGCAA TATGGAGGCCCGCCAACGGAGCTACGACCTGGGCATCCACTTAGGCTACCAGCGCAGGAATAAGGATGTGATTGCATGGGTAAAGAAACGCAGAAGAACGATCAGGCGGGAGGACCTCATCAGCTTCCTGTGCGGCAAGGTTCCACCTCCACGGACAGCCCGCGCCCCACCCAGAGTTGCCATGGTGTCTGCAAGCAGACCCTCACCTTCAGAAACGGGAAGCTCTGTGGAGACCGACCTACAGCCTTTCAGAGAGGCCATAGCACTGCACG GCCTTAGCGGTGCCATGGCGAGCATTTCTGTGCGTTCTGGTCCTCCTGGTTCCCCAACTCACCCTGCCCAGCCCCTCAGTCGTCGTAGGAATGGCCTTCACGATGTGGACCTCAACACCTTCATCGCCGAGGAGATGGCGCTCCATTTGGATTCCACAGCCAATCGTAAACGAGGCCCTGCCCCTTGTAGTGACGTCATCACAGACTCACCTACTCATAAACGTAACAGGATGCTCTGA
- the LOC139337311 gene encoding lipopolysaccharide-induced tumor necrosis factor-alpha factor homolog, which translates to MGSKVEEPFPTPPAYFLPDNSHTGHNVRIYHVHSPFSPPPPPPSFSFSSGVGCSTQAQSPLPVSTVPPSTPRLKFVSYETELYRSPALTTCPSCQTQVTTQVTYRVGTHAWLMCLVFVLCGLLLGCCLIPLFVNHFKDAYHTCPRCQRVLHIHRKTCC; encoded by the exons ATGGGGTCAAAGGTGGAGGAGCCGTTTCCTACACCTCCAGCGTACTTCTTACCAG ACAATAGTCACACAGGGCACAATGTGAGGATCTACCATGTTCACTCACCTTTCAGCCCTCCACCGCCacctccttccttctccttttcttctggGGTTGGCTGCTCCACCCAAGCTCAGTCACCTCTGCCAG TGTCCACTGTCCCTCCATCTACTCCCAGGCTGAAGTTTGTGAGCTATGAAACGGAGCTGTATCGCTCTCCAGCTCTGACAACGTGCCCATCTTGTCAGACTCAGGTCACCACGCAGGTCACCTACCGAGTCGGCACTCACGCATGGCTCatgtgtcttgtgtttgtgttgtgcgG GTTGCTGCTTGGATGCTGCCTGATTCCATTATTTGTGAACCATTTCAAGGACGCCTATCACACTTGTCCTCGCTGTCAAAGGGTCCTCCACATACACAGGAAGACATGTTGCTGA
- the hapstr1b gene encoding HUWE1-associated protein modifying stress responses isoform X2, whose product MEERKEEGEAEIQEHGPEHWFSKWERQCLAEAEQGDPSEEETEQSQQKLWHLFQNSATAVAQLYKDRVCQQQGLSLWVPFQNAATAVTNLYKESMEARQRSYDLGIHLGYQRRNKDVIAWVKKRRRTIRREDLISFLCGKVPPPRTARAPPRVAMVSASRPSPSETGSSVETDLQPFREAIALHGLSGAMASISVRSGPPGSPTHPAQPLSRRRNGLHDVDLNTFIAEEMALHLDSTANRKRGPAPCSDVITDSPTHKRNRML is encoded by the exons ATGGAGGAGCGGAAGGAGGAGGGTGAAGCGGAGATCCAAGAGCACGGCCCCGAACACTGGTTCTCCAAGTGGGAACGGCAGTGCTTAGCAGAGGCCGAACAGGGTGATCCAAGCGAGGAGGAGACGGAACAAAGCCAACAGAAACTGTGGCATCTCTTCCAGAACTCTGCTACCGCCGTAGCACAGCTCTACAAAG ATCgagtgtgtcagcagcaggGCCTCTCTCTCTGGGTGCCCTTCCAGAATGCAGCCACAGCTGTCACTAACCTGTATAAAG AGAGTATGGAGGCCCGCCAACGGAGCTACGACCTGGGCATCCACTTAGGCTACCAGCGCAGGAATAAGGATGTGATTGCATGGGTAAAGAAACGCAGAAGAACGATCAGGCGGGAGGACCTCATCAGCTTCCTGTGCGGCAAGGTTCCACCTCCACGGACAGCCCGCGCCCCACCCAGAGTTGCCATGGTGTCTGCAAGCAGACCCTCACCTTCAGAAACGGGAAGCTCTGTGGAGACCGACCTACAGCCTTTCAGAGAGGCCATAGCACTGCACG GCCTTAGCGGTGCCATGGCGAGCATTTCTGTGCGTTCTGGTCCTCCTGGTTCCCCAACTCACCCTGCCCAGCCCCTCAGTCGTCGTAGGAATGGCCTTCACGATGTGGACCTCAACACCTTCATCGCCGAGGAGATGGCGCTCCATTTGGATTCCACAGCCAATCGTAAACGAGGCCCTGCCCCTTGTAGTGACGTCATCACAGACTCACCTACTCATAAACGTAACAGGATGCTCTGA
- the abcg2b gene encoding broad substrate specificity ATP-binding cassette transporter ABCG2b, whose protein sequence is MSEKEQTACSVEEYFQERGPTVTFSNLHYCVQERRFCCRRGPEKLILKDVSGIMRPGMNAIMGATGSGKTSLLDVIAGRKDPAGLRQGKVLVDGKVVTSELRLSSAYVVQDDILMGTLSVRENLLFSANLRLSRQQHSSADKNSRVDAIIQDLGLTDCADTKIGTEFLRGVSGGERKRCSIGMELITSPSLLFLDEPTTGLDSNTANCIIRLLHNLSRRGKTVIFSIHQPRYSIFRQFDHLTLMHKGEVVYAGAAEHALHYFTDLGYQIEPLDNPADFFMDITNGDAKSKEGTLTEDCKNLLATKYRQSHLCQTVLEELDHVNQSIVEGAKGRDEAAKYATSFLYQMRVVCGRTVLNTLRNPQTSYAQLALNIFFAILVGLIYYQMPLTLLEGFQNRSGAFFFLIINMVFANLSAVELFINERAIFIHENSSGYYRTSVYFLSKIFADLIPNRIIPIIVFSSIAYYMMGLKPAFVAFLCFTLTMSLVSLAGVSLAFLVSASVSSFAMANILIALPFVFMMVFGGYLVNLNAMLSWLSWLKWISIFRYGLNAAFINEMSGQLFQGNNITVPGEVLLESQDIDYSVWGFWQNHVALLGIISVCMFLAYVQLRRINRWK, encoded by the exons ATGTCTGAGAAGGAGCAGACTGCTTGCAGCGTTGAGGAGTATTTCCAGGAACGAGGGCCAACTGTCACATTCAGCAACTTGCACTACTGTGTTCAAGAGAGGAGGTTCTGCTGCAGGCGAGGTCCTGAAAAACTCATCCTCAAAGATGTGAG TGGCATCATGAGACCTGGGATGAACGCTATCATGGGCGCCACTGGAAGCGGTAAAACATC acTCTTGGATGTAATCGCAGGCAGGAAAGACCCTGCTGGACTGCGGCAGGGAAAAGTTTTGGTGGATGGCAAAGTTGTCACGTCTGAACTCAGGCTCAGCTCTGCCTATGTGGTTCAG GACGACATCCTGATGGGCACTCTGTCAGTGAGGGAGAACCTTCTGTTCAGTGCGAACCTGCGTCTCAGCCGTCAGCAGCACTCCTCTGCAGACAAGAACAGCAGAGTGGACGCCATCATACAAGACCTGGGCCTGACAGACTGCGCCGACACCAAG atAGGGACTGAGTTTCTGCGTGGCGTATCTGGAGGTGAAAGGAAGAGGTGCAGCATCGGGATGGAGCTCATCACCTCCCCCTCTCTGCTGTTCCTGGACGAACCGACCACCGGACTGGATTCTAACACTGCAAACTGTATCATCCGTCTCCTGCACAA CCTGTCCAGAAGAGGGAAGACTGTGATCTTCTCCATCCACCAGCCACGCTACTCCATCTTCAGACAGTTTGACCATCTGACTCTGATGCATAAAGGGGAGGTGGTGtatgcaggagcagcagagcatgCACTGCACTACTTCACAGATCTCG gctATCAAATTGAGCCCCTCGACAACCCTGCTGATTTCTTTATGGATATCACAAACGGAGACGCAAAATCAAAAGAGGGAACACTTACTGAAG ACTGTAAAAACTTGTTGGCAACCAAGTACCGCCAGTCCCACCTGTGCCAGAcggtgctggaggagctggaccaCGTCAACCAGAGCATTGTTGAAGGGGCTAAAGGTCGAGATGAGGCAGCCAAGTATGCGACCTCTTTCCTCTATCAG ATGCGTGTGGTGTGTGGCAGGACAGTGCTGAACACTCTGAGGAACCCTCAGACCTCTTACGCCCAGCTGGCTCTCAACATCTTTTTTGCCATTCTGGTGGGACTCATTTATTACCAAATGCCCTTAACACTGTTAGAGGGTTTCCAGAACAG GTCCGGAGCGTTCTTCTTCCTTATCATCAACATGGTGTTTGCGAATCTCTCTGCAGTTGAACTCTTTATCAATGAAAGAGCGATCTTCAT CCACGAGAACTCCAGTGGCTATTACCGCACTTCTGTCTACTTCCTGTCCAAGATCTTTGCTGATCTCATCCCCAACCGCATCATCCCCATCATCGTGTTTTCATCCATCGCCTACTATATGATGG GGCTGAAGCCTGCCTTTGTGGCCTTCCTGTGTTTTACCCTGACCATGTCTTTGGTCAGTCTGGCAGGAGTCAGTCTGGCCTTCCTCGTCTCAGCGAGCGTGTCTTCGTTTGCCATGGCTAACATCCTCATTGCTCTCCCCTTCGTCTTCATGATG GTGTTTGGTGGTTATCTTGTCAATCTCAATGCCATGCTCAGCTGGCTGTCCTGGCTGAAATGGATCAGTATCTTCAGATATGGACTGAAT gCTGCTTTCATCAACGAGATGTCAGGGCAGTTATTCCAGGGCAACAACATCAC tgtccCAGGGGAGGTGCTTCTGGAAAGCCAGGACATCGACTACTCTGTGTGGGGCTTCTGGCAGAACCACGTGGCTCTGCTGGGAATCATATCGGTCTGCATGTTCCTGGCCTATGTGCAGCTGCGACGAATCAACCGCTGGAAGTGA